The following is a genomic window from Solanum stenotomum isolate F172 unplaced genomic scaffold, ASM1918654v1 scaffold35404, whole genome shotgun sequence.
TCTTGAATTCTATTCACATACTTCCAAGTAGAAAGAGGCAAGTTCTGGAAAGACTACTTTGTTATTAGCTTTGGCTGGAAAACTTGATCCTActctaaaggtaagattttcaaTACCAAATATATTATAGATAATGGGAAAAAGACTAAATTTACCCTTGTACTTTGAGAAACTGGTTATATGGAAATTGTTTGTATTTAGCCCTCATCTAAGTTTTCGAATAAATTTGCACTTATCGTTAACCTTTGAATCACATATTACCCTTCGACCCTTATAGAACAAAGATCCTACCTAAAGTATAGGGGCAAGTTTGGTATTTTCCTAATCGAATATACTATgtatattttccttcatttcaTGTATATTAAAATTCATTATAGTAGTAGTCggtaatattttttaacttcCTTCTTTCATAAAAACtaagtaaaaaattaaagtaattttaaaaggtaatttttttaaaaaaatttagaaaaattcaactttttcacctcctttctttaaattttatgtattatataaaatatatatcttatatTCACTGACTATATAATTGACTTCTTACGAAATCATTACATTTGACCTACTATAGAAGATTGCTATCTTATTTTAGTTTACTAATTGGACTCTTTAAAAAAGATGTCGGGTAcatgttggatcctccaaaagagCGTATTTATAGAGGATCCTACACTGGTACGGCTCCATactgaagagtccgagcaacatagcctTTAATTACCTCAAAATTGACTTGATATCTATGTTGCTCTTACTCTCCAAAAATGGTCTGTCGGATCCTTCAAATATGCACTACTTTTTGAAGTACCCGCACACACCCGTCGACATTTTTAAGAATTCGAACAGCATAGCTTGATACTATAATATTTTACACAGTTAATTCATAGAAGTAGAACCCTTTTATAAAtaagatagtttttttttaaaaagttttccCCTTTTCTATGGAAATCAGGTTACTGGGAATGTGACCTATAATGGGCATGAACTACATGAATTTGTTCCCCAAAAAACAGCTGTGTATATCAGCCAATATGACTTGCATATTGGAGAAATGACTGTAAGGGAAACTTTGGAATTTTCTGCAAGATGCCAAGGAGTTGGCCCTAGATATGgttagtatttttttcttataactaAGAAACGTTTGGTAAGTGTACGAATTATcattgagttttatttttaattgggcactgaaaatatatatacaatcattAATTGCTTTGTTTTTTCTGAAAACTTGTATAGAGATGTTGGCTGAACTATCAAGAAGAGAGAAAGCTGCTAATATCAAGCCAGATCATGATATTGATATCTACATGAAGGTAAGAATACAACAGAAAAACATGAAAGGGAATAATACCAAAGCCTTTACTATATTTACATTTGtagatgataattttttttgttttttggaaaTGTAGGCTTCAGTAACAAAAGGACAGGAAGCCAACATTGTTACAGATTATGTTCTTAAGGTAACATTTACAACATTCAATTATTTCGCTTAATAAGGATTTAGTGTATATAGCGCTTTTTAACTTGATGTAGTGGATAACCTATCTTATGGATGTTACTAATTTGACTTCCATTTCCAGATTTTGGGACTGGATGTCTGTGCTGATACTATGGTGGGAGATGAAATGTTAAGGGGTATTTCAGGGGGGCAAAAGAAACGTGTAACGACAGGTGAAATGCTTGTTGGACCATCAAAGGCGCTTTTCATGGATGAAATCTCAACTGGATTGGACAGTTCAACTACTTTCTCCATTGTCAATTCGTTAAGACAATCAGTGCAGCTCTTGAAGGGAACTGCTGTGATATCTCTGTTGCAGCCAGCCCCTGAGACTTACAACTTGTTTGATGACATAATTCTGCTGTCAGATGCACGCATTGTCTATCAGGGCCCTCGGGAAAATGTTCTTGACTTCTTTGAATCCATGGGATTCAAGTGCCCTGAGAGGAAAGGTGTGGCAGATTTTTTGCAAGAGGTATGTCTTACAATAGAGTATAACCTGCGAAGTTTATGATGTTGTGTTGAACTGTGTCTTACAATATAGTTCATTATGTCTTCAATGTGTCTCTTCATGTACCACTCTGATTATTTTTGATGGAGGGTGATGAGAGTTAACCAACAACCTATTATGATActatgttgaagtgtgtgaccaccATAAAAGCTTAATCTATTAGATATACCAAACTTTTATGTAGTTAACTATGTCTTAGACATACGAGAATgaagttttaaattatttcgTGCAGGTAACATCAAAGAAGGATCAACAACAATATTGGGCTAAGAAGGATAAGCCTTATAGGTTTATCACATCAAAAGAATTTGCTGAGGCATATCAGTCTTTCCATGTTGGAAAGAAACTCGCTGATGAGCTTACAACTCCATATGACAAGACCAAAAGCCACCCTGCTGCTTTGTCTACTAAGAAGTATGGTATAGGGACGAAACAACTGTTGAAGGTCTGCGCTGACCGAGAATTCTTACTAATGAAGAGGAACTCATTTGTTTACATATTCAAGCTCTTTCAGGTACTTAATACTTAGTCTATTAGtaatataaaaatgttttccatttcATGACCATGTGGCAATTACAAATAATCTTTGTTTCTGTTCTGTTTTCTCAGCTCATGATAATGGCATTTATAATGATGACCGTCTTTTTCCGTACTAAGATGCCCCGAGATGATATGGATGATGGAGGGATGTATGCTGGTGCTCTCTTTTTCGTAGTCGTTGTGATTATGTTTAATGGAATGGCTGAGATCAACCTGACGATTTTAAAGCTTCCAGTCTACTTCAAGCAAAGGGACCTTCTTTTTTATCCTTCATGGGCATATGCCCTTCCGACATGGATCCTCAAAATCCCAATAACATTTATTGAAGTTGGTCTTTGGACATTTCTTACATATTATGTCATGGGGTTTGATCCAAATGTTTCaaggtaaaagaaaaaaaaaagattgttcAGAGTAATAATTAGATGGCCTTCATATAATTTCATGATTATTAAGGGACTATGGCTTTGCAGATTGTTCAAACAATTCTTGCTTCTCGTACTAGTACACCAGATGGCATCGGGATTGTTCAGATTCATTGGTGCAGCAGGGAGAACAATGGGAGTCGCTACCACATTTGGAGCATTTGCACTGGTTTTGCAATTTGCATTGTCTGGATTTGTCCTCTCGAGAAGTAGGTTTTATTACGTTcgcaaaaattatttttcttgttcaatcattcctttatttatattcttttttgcaTGATACTACAGATGATGTGAAGAAATGGTGGATCTGGGGTTACTGGATCTCACCATTAATGTATTCTGTGAATTCAATTCTTGTGAATGAATTTGATGGGAAGAAATGGGAACATGTAAGTGTTTTTATACCAAACCACATGCAAATAGCTAAATTCTTGTGTTTTTATTCCAAACGACATGCAAATAGCTCATATCCACTCTTAATTTAAACAGATTGCGCAAAATGGAGCTGAGCCACTTGGACATGCTGTAGTAAGATCGCGAGGGTTCTTTCCAGATGCATATTGGTACTGGATAGGTGTTGGGGCACTTATCGGATACATAATAATCTTCAACCTCTGCTACAGTATTGGACTCGCTTACCTGAACCGTGAGTATCTCTGATGCCTTTAAATTCCCCTTGAAAAGAACATAAAATGAACGATGACATATACTACGACCTAATACCATATTTCTTAAACATCTTCAGCTTTTGGTAAGCCACAAGCTATAATATCAGAAGACAGTGAGAATGTTAGACTCATTGAGGGAAGTGAAACTGATGGTCAGGACAAGAAGAGGGGAATGGTTCTTCCATTTGAACCGCATTCCATCACTTTTGATAACATTGTATACTCCGTTGACATGCCTCAGGTAACTTTCCAGAACTGTTCATGAATAATATTCGTGACTTGTAAGGCTTTTATTTTCTATGAACAACTAACTTAACAATTTTGAATGAATTGCAGGAAATAAAAGACCAAGGTTCCACTGAAGATAGATTGATACTTCTAAAAGGTGTGAGTGGAGCTTTCAGGCCAGGTGTTCTCACAGCTTTGATGGGCGTTAGTGGAGCTGGTAAAACAACATTGATGGATGTGTTGGCCGGAAGAAAAACAGGAGGATATATTGATGGTGACATCAAGATTTCTGGATATCCGAAGAAGCAAGAAACGTTTGCACGTATTTCTGGATATTGTGAGCAGAATGACATCCATTCGCCTTATATTACAGTTTATGAGTCATTGGTTTACTCAGCTTGGTTGCGTTTACCTCAAGATGTTGATAAAAACAAGAGAAAGGTCAGCTCCCCTCAACCCTTTCTCCATAAAAttggtcaaacaaattaaagaaacatGTAAGGCAGGGCAATTGCATAATTGATATATCACTACTCTGCAGATGTTTGTTGAGGAAGTTATGGAACTTGTGGAGCTAACTCCCTTAAGATCAGCCTTAGTTGGATTGCCTGGAGTCAATGGTCTATCAACCGAGCAACGCAAAAGGCTGACCATTGCAGTTGAACTGGTAGCAAACCCCTCTATCATTTTCATGGATGAACCAACTTCAGGGTTGGATGCAAGAGCTGCTGCCATTGTAATGAGAGCTGTTAGGAACACTGTCGATACAGGAAGAACCGTCGTCTGTACCATTCATCAGCCTAGCATCGACATTTTTGAAGCCTTTGATGAGGTGAGCTTATTAACCTTCCAACACAATTAAGCTAAATAGCTAATATTTGGTACCTCTTTCTCTTTGCCACCTGATACTAAAAGTGAAACATGGCTTTGCAGCTATTTCTAATGAAACGAGGAGGACAGGAGATATATGTTGGTCCTCTGGGTCGCTATTCTTGTCATTTGATCAAATACTTTGAGGTAATAGCTGCTGCCATTGTCTTGATAAAAATGTgtttactttttcatagtttataTAATCAAATACTAATATTAGTTTCGTGTTGAGTTCAGTCATTGCCTGAAGTTAGTAAGATTAAAGAGGCTTACAATCCAGCAACTTGGATGTTAGAAGTCACATCCGCTTCTCAGGAAATGATGTTAGGAGTTGACTTTGCTGATTTGTACAAGAAATCAGACCTCTACAAGAGGAACAAAGCCTTAATTGCTGAATTAAGTACGCCTCGTCCTGGTACAAAGGATCTACATTTtgaaactcaattttcacaGCCTTTCTGGACTCAATGTATGGCATGTCTCTGGAAGCAACATTTGTCATACTGGCGTAATCCATCTTACACGGCAGTTAGATTCATCTTCACAGTCATCCTAGCACTTGTCTTTGGCACATTGTTCTGGGATCTTGGTAGCAGAGTGTAAGTAAAATCACAGTAAGTAAATATAAACTTGAAATAAGGTAACTTTTTCCCTAAACTTTTCGATCTTTATTGATCACAGGAGTCAGAACCAGGATCTTTTTAATGCCATGGGATCTATGTATGCTGCAACTCTCTTCCTTGGTGTACAAAATTCATCATCAGTCCAGCCTGTTGTAGCCGTTGAGCGTACTGTATTTTACAGAGAAAGAGCTGCTGGAATGTATTCTGCTTTACCTTATGCCTTTGGACAGGTTATCGTTGAAATACCTTATGTATTTGTACAAGCAGCTTTCTATGGTATAATTGTGTATGCAATGATCGGATTCGAATGGACTGTTGCCAAGTTCTTTTGGTACTTATTCATCATGTACTTCACTCTCTTGTACTTCACCTTCTATGGCATGATGACTGTGGCTATTTCCCCGAATCAAAACGTTGCTTCTATAGTAGCGGCCTTCTTCTATGCAGTATGGAATCTCTTCTCAGGATTCATCGTTCCCCGACCTGTAAGTTTTTGAAAATCCTTCatttccatctttctttttatCCACCTAAACTAAACTGAATTTCGGAAAAATGACATGTTGTCTTTGTCTGTTTTGCTTAAAACAGCGAATTCCAATATGGTGGAGATGGTACTATTGGCTTTGCCCTGTCGCGTGGACCTTGTATGGTCTTGTTGCATCACAATTCGGAGACCTCCAAACTAGTCTTAGCAAAGAAGAAAATGTGGAACAATTCTTGGGGCGTTATTTTGGATTTAAGCATGATTTTCTAGGAGTCGTTGCAGCAATAATCGTTGCATGGCCTGTTGTTTTCGCCTTCCTGTTTGCATTTGCCATTAAGGCATTCAACTTCCAGAAAAGATAAAGAGAGTTCACTTTCTAACAACctgagagaaagaagaggacaCAGAACTCTATGTACAGTTCACTTTGTTAAGAttgtttatattctttttttggtttcttcCTTATTTCCAAGTTTTGTNTCCTCTGGGTCGCTATTCTTGTCATTTGATCAAATACTTTGAGGTAcattaacaaataaatatatgtgtttGTTTTTCTTAGTTTATATAATCAAATACTAATCTTAGTTTCCTCTTTAGTTCAGTCATTGCCTGGAGTTAGTAAGATCAAAGAGGCTTACAATCCAGCAACTTGGATGTTAGAAGTCACAGCCGCATCTCAAGAAATGACGTTAGGAGTTGGCTTTGCTGATTTGTACAAGAAATCAGACCTCTACAAGAGGAACAAAGCCTTGATTACTGAATTAAGTACACCTCGTCCTGGTACAAAGAATCTGCATTTtgaaactcaattttcacaGCCTTTCTGGACTCAATGTATGGCATGTCTCTGGAAGCAACATTTGTCATACTGGCGTAATCCATCTTACACGGCAGTTAGATTCATCTTCACAGTCATCCTAGCACTTGTCTTTGGCACATTGTTCTGGGATCTTGGTAGAAGAGTGTAAGTAAAATTACATTGACAAGTAAATATAAACTTGTAAAAAAGGTAACTTTTCCCTAAATTTTTCGAGCTCTATTGATCACAGGAGTCGGAGCCAGGATCTTTTAAATGCTATGGGATCCATGTATGCTGCAACGCTCTTCCTTGGTGTACAAAATTGCTCATCAGTCCAGCCTGTTGTAGCTGTTGAGCGTACTGTATTTTACAGAGAAAGAGCTGCTGGAATGTATTCTGCTTTACCTTATGCCTTTGGACAGGTTATTGTTGAAATACCTTAAGTATTTGTACAAGCAGCTTTCTATGGTATAATTGTGTATGCAATGATCGGATTCGAATGGACTGTTGCCAAGTTCTTTTGGTACCTCTTCATCATGTACTTCACTCTCTTGTACTTCACCTTCTATGGCATGATGACTGTGGCTATTTCCCCGAATCAAAACGTTGCTTCTATAGTAGCGGCCTTCTTCTATGCAGTATGGAATCTCTTCTCAGGATTCATCGTTCCCCGACCTGTAAGTTTTTGAAAATCCTTCatttccatctttctttttatCCACCTAAACTAAACTGAATTTCGGAAAAATGACATGTTGTCTTTGTCTGTTTTGCTTAAAACAGCGAATTCCAATATGGTGGAGATGGTACTATTGGCTTTGCCCTGTCGCGTGGACCTTGTATGGTCTTGTTGCATCACAATTCGGAGACCTCCAAACTATGCTTAGCGATGATGAAAATGTTGAACAATTCTTGGGGCGTTATTTTGGATTTAAGCATGATTTTCTAGGAGTCGTTGCAGCAATAATCGTTGCATGGCCTGTTGTTTTCGCCTTCCTGTTTGCATTTGCCATTAAGGCATTCAACTTCCAGAAAAGATAAAGAGAGTTCACTTTCTAACAACctgagagaaagaagaggacaCAGAACTCTATGTACAGTTCACTTTGTTAAGAttgtttatattctttttttggtttcttcCTTATTTCCAAGTTTTGTTGTACAATCaaataatttgtttgtttattaatGAATGAATATATACAAGGGATTTAATCCTTGTTTggatttattttcttcttacttTCCCCTCTCAGTGTTGAAAAGTACTACTTCTAGTTTGTACAATGCAGAATGGCCCTTTAGCTCTTGAATTAGGCACCATTCTTTGTCTAGCCAGAAAATGGATAGATAGTGAAGATACAATAGATATGTAGTGTACTAGTGATTAATAGAAGAACTGGAAAATGGAGAAACAACATCTCACTGCTCTATCAAATAATCAAATCACATAATGAGTGACTTGACAAATTAACCACTCATTTTCTTCCCCCCAAACTTGTAGAAATGGGAGGTGCATAGAAGAATGATTTAAtcctaaaaaatataacatcatCTAATACATGATATTTTTCAAGTTCATTAGAATAACACCTCTACACATTTTGAATGAGTAACCTAGAAAAAGCACACTTCAATGCAAAGGATCAAACTTAGTAATAGATGGCCGAACATCTTGAACATACCATGTGCATCCAATACCTTAGATCCCATAAAAAAATAGTGACTCgtttgaaaaaagaaaacatgaccattaacttggcttcagttgacaattattacttttaactttgagtgtgcacaagtagacacttaaacttgtataattaaacaaatagacacttTTGTCTTACTTGGGGTCCTACAtggcaattttgtgtcctatgtgTACTATGTCAcgtaggacatgtgtgtctacttgttcaattttatataagttcaAGTGtatacttgtgcacacccaaggttggagagcatagataatagctgaaaccaagttaaagggtatatttatgtattatgccttgtTAAAAGTATTACCAATAAGCACAAATGATGGCATGCGATTAATCAGAAAGCAAGTCAGCAAGTTGTAAATACTGCATCTACCTAAAACTGTTTAAGAAGCTCCGTTTGAAACAAAATGCCTCAAGTAGAcgtcttttcttcttttcaattacTTCATTTTGAGAGGATGTATCAATATATAAAGACTAGTGGAGAATGACTAGTTGTCTTATATATGATCGAAATAATTTTGACATATATTTTTAGCATTATCACTTCTTAGAATATGTAAACATTGAATTGAGTTTTAAATTCAACACAAAAGACACAAAAATGAGTAAATACTCCAGAGTAACTCAATCCACTTATTAATCCTTGAAGATAATGAGATGTGATGGATATTTTGCAAATCAACATGACTCTCAATTCAAAGAAGAAACAAAGATAGATAAGAATGTTCCAATCGATAATGTATTCAAAAGGAGATACAATACTAGAGCAAAAAACATATCAAGACTCAAAGATATAGAGTTCATTATACGTGATTTTTTATCAATAACATGATCTGAATagataatgattaaaaaaataaatatatatatatatatatatatatatatatatgacactTAAAAGGTCTATGGTAAAGGTCAATTTTG
Proteins encoded in this region:
- the LOC125852463 gene encoding LOW QUALITY PROTEIN: pleiotropic drug resistance protein 1-like (The sequence of the model RefSeq protein was modified relative to this genomic sequence to represent the inferred CDS: inserted 1 base in 1 codon), producing MESANLSNFRGSLRASMRASMRADSSRSIFSRSARDEDDEEALKWAALEKLPTFDRMRKGLLFGKEGETAAEVDTNDIGHQERKRLLDRLVKVADEDNEKFLLKLKDRIQTVGIDLPSIEVRYEHLNIEADAYVGSRALPTFINFMTNFVETFLNSIHILPSRKRQVXGKTTLLLALAGKLDPTLKVTGNVTYNGHELHEFVPQKTAVYISQYDLHIGEMTVRETLEFSARCQGVGPRYEMLAELSRREKAANIKPDHDIDIYMKASVTKGQEANIVTDYVLKILGLDVCADTMVGDEMLRGISGGQKKRVTTGEMLVGPSKALFMDEISTGLDSSTTFSIVNSLRQSVQLLKGTAVISLLQPAPETYNLFDDIILLSDARIVYQGPRENVLDFFESMGFKCPERKGVADFLQEVTSKKDQQQYWAKKDKPYRFITSKEFAEAYQSFHVGKKLADELTTPYDKTKSHPAALSTKKYGIGTKQLLKVCADREFLLMKRNSFVYIFKLFQLMIMAFIMMTVFFRTKMPRDDMDDGGMYAGALFFVVVVIMFNGMAEINLTILKLPVYFKQRDLLFYPSWAYALPTWILKIPITFIEVGLWTFLTYYVMGFDPNVSRLFKQFLLLVLVHQMASGLFRFIGAAGRTMGVATTFGAFALVLQFALSGFVLSRNDVKKWWIWGYWISPLMYSVNSILVNEFDGKKWEHIAQNGAEPLGHAVVRSRGFFPDAYWYWIGVGALIGYIIIFNLCYSIGLAYLNPFGKPQAIISEDSENVRLIEGSETDGQDKKRGMVLPFEPHSITFDNIVYSVDMPQEIKDQGSTEDRLILLKGVSGAFRPGVLTALMGVSGAGKTTLMDVLAGRKTGGYIDGDIKISGYPKKQETFARISGYCEQNDIHSPYITVYESLVYSAWLRLPQDVDKNKRKMFVEEVMELVELTPLRSALVGLPGVNGLSTEQRKRLTIAVELVANPSIIFMDEPTSGLDARAAAIVMRAVRNTVDTGRTVVCTIHQPSIDIFEAFDELFLMKRGGQEIYVGPLGRYSCHLIKYFESLPEVSKIKEAYNPATWMLEVTSASQEMMLGVDFADLYKKSDLYKRNKALIAELSTPRPGTKDLHFETQFSQPFWTQCMACLWKQHLSYWRNPSYTAVRFIFTVILALVFGTLFWDLGSRVSQNQDLFNAMGSMYAATLFLGVQNSSSVQPVVAVERTVFYRERAAGMYSALPYAFGQVIVEIPYVFVQAAFYGIIVYAMIGFEWTVAKFFWYLFIMYFTLLYFTFYGMMTVAISPNQNVASIVAAFFYAVWNLFSGFIVPRPRIPIWWRWYYWLCPVAWTLYGLVASQFGDLQTMLSDDENVEQFLGRYFGFKHDFLGVVAAIIVAWPVVFAFLFAFAIKAFNFQKR